A region from the Sutcliffiella horikoshii genome encodes:
- a CDS encoding cell division protein SepF, with the protein MTIKSKFKSFFALDDEEYEYKESEVYEEEEEMVEEPRRTRSGTTQPASRQNVVSLQSVQKTSKVVLYEPRSYSEAQDVADHLKNRRAIIVNLQRIDMDQAKRIVDFLSGTVYAIGGDIQRIGQNIFLCTPDNVDVSGSISEIMQQEQEEYTDKRW; encoded by the coding sequence ATGACGATAAAATCAAAATTCAAAAGTTTTTTTGCCTTAGATGATGAAGAATATGAGTACAAAGAATCGGAAGTATACGAAGAAGAAGAGGAAATGGTAGAGGAGCCGAGAAGAACAAGGTCCGGCACCACACAACCAGCTTCTAGACAAAACGTTGTCAGTCTGCAAAGTGTACAGAAGACATCCAAAGTGGTTCTCTATGAACCTAGATCCTATTCCGAAGCACAAGATGTTGCCGACCATTTAAAGAACCGACGCGCAATCATCGTCAACTTGCAGCGAATTGATATGGATCAAGCAAAAAGGATCGTAGATTTCCTAAGTGGCACCGTATACGCCATTGGTGGAGATATCCAGCGCATCGGACAGAATATTTTCCTATGCACTCCCGATAATGTGGATGTATCTGGGTCTATTTCAGAAATTATGCAGCAAGAACAGGAAGAATATACAGACAAGAGGTGGTAG
- a CDS encoding YggT family protein codes for MVVFFNLLNQLVTIYTIALIIYIFMSWFPGARESSFGRILGRICEPYLDMFRRIIPPLGMIDISPIVAIFVLRYAVLGLAALFRMLGLY; via the coding sequence ATGGTGGTATTTTTTAATTTACTCAACCAATTAGTTACTATTTATACGATAGCTTTAATAATCTATATTTTTATGTCTTGGTTTCCTGGAGCCAGGGAATCATCCTTTGGGAGAATTTTAGGCAGAATATGCGAGCCCTACCTAGACATGTTCCGCCGTATCATTCCGCCGCTTGGAATGATTGACATTTCTCCAATTGTCGCTATTTTCGTTTTGCGATATGCGGTATTAGGACTTGCAGCATTATTTAGAATGCTGGGCTTATATTAA
- the sigE gene encoding RNA polymerase sporulation sigma factor SigE, whose translation MGKLKIKVTYLWYKLLIKLGLKTDEIYYIGGSEALPPPLSKEEEAHLLIKLPNGDQAARSILIERNLRLVVYIARKFENTGINIEDLISIGTIGLIKAVNTFNPEKKIKLATYASRCIENEILMYLRRNNKVRSEVSFDEPLNIDWDGNELLLSDVLGTEEDIITKDLEANVDRKLLLKALEQLNDREKQIMELRFGLIGGEEKTQKDVADMLGISQSYISRLEKRIIKRLRKEFNKMV comes from the coding sequence TTGGGGAAACTGAAGATTAAGGTCACTTATTTATGGTATAAATTATTAATTAAACTCGGATTGAAGACAGATGAAATTTATTATATTGGTGGAAGTGAAGCGCTCCCGCCGCCATTATCGAAAGAAGAAGAAGCTCACCTTCTCATCAAACTGCCTAATGGCGATCAAGCTGCAAGATCCATATTAATAGAACGAAACTTGAGACTTGTTGTGTACATCGCAAGAAAGTTCGAAAACACGGGCATAAATATTGAAGACTTAATCAGTATTGGAACCATTGGTCTTATTAAAGCTGTAAATACATTTAATCCTGAGAAAAAAATTAAGCTTGCAACGTATGCTTCCCGCTGTATCGAGAATGAAATTTTAATGTATCTTCGCAGAAACAATAAGGTGCGATCTGAAGTGTCGTTTGATGAACCATTGAATATTGACTGGGATGGCAATGAATTGTTGCTTTCAGATGTGCTTGGCACCGAAGAAGATATCATTACAAAAGATTTGGAAGCAAACGTAGATCGAAAACTTCTGCTTAAAGCCCTGGAGCAGCTAAATGATAGAGAAAAACAAATTATGGAACTACGCTTCGGCCTTATCGGCGGCGAAGAAAAAACGCAAAAAGATGTAGCAGATATGCTAGGAATTTCGCAATCATATATATCCCGTTTAGAAAAACGTATTATTAAAAGACTAAGAAAAGAATTTAATAAAATGGTGTAA
- a CDS encoding YlmC/YmxH family sporulation protein produces the protein MVKISDFQTKDVVSVSDGKKLGNIGDIDINLTNGKIEAIIITGGGKMLGFFGKDEEVVIPWRNIVKIGADVILVRYQTKVETAYEE, from the coding sequence ATGGTGAAAATATCTGATTTTCAAACGAAAGATGTTGTTAGTGTTTCGGATGGAAAAAAACTAGGCAATATTGGTGATATAGATATAAATTTAACAAATGGGAAAATTGAGGCGATCATTATTACCGGTGGCGGAAAAATGCTTGGTTTTTTCGGAAAAGATGAGGAAGTCGTTATCCCATGGCGTAACATCGTCAAAATTGGTGCAGATGTCATTCTTGTGCGCTATCAAACAAAGGTAGAGACCGCATATGAGGAATGA
- the ftsZ gene encoding cell division protein FtsZ has translation MLDFDNSIDQLATIKVIGVGGGGNNAVNRMIEHGVQGVEFIAVNTDAQALNLSKAEVKMQIGGKLTRGLGAGANPEVGKKAAEESKEQLEEVLKGADMVFVTAGMGGGTGTGAAPVIAQIARDLGALTVGVVTRPFTFEGRKRATQAAGGIASMKEGVDTLIVIPNDRLLEIVDKNTPMLEAFREADNVLRQGVQGISDLIATPGLINLDFADVKTIMSNKGSALMGIGVATGENRAAEAAKKAVSSPLLETSIDGAQGVLMNITGGTNLSLYEVQEAADIVASASDQEVNMIFGSVINENLKDEIVVTVIATGFSEAEINHTKQGARPVFGAQKAPAQKPQQPQREARREEPVHQQQEQQEPRRQQQPQQQEETLDIPTFLRNRNRRR, from the coding sequence ATGTTAGATTTTGATAACAGTATCGATCAATTAGCTACCATAAAAGTAATCGGAGTTGGTGGAGGCGGAAACAACGCTGTAAACCGTATGATAGAGCATGGTGTTCAAGGAGTAGAGTTCATCGCCGTTAACACGGATGCTCAAGCTCTTAACCTATCAAAAGCAGAAGTAAAAATGCAAATCGGAGGCAAACTTACTCGTGGACTTGGAGCAGGTGCAAATCCTGAAGTAGGGAAAAAAGCTGCCGAAGAGAGCAAAGAGCAATTAGAAGAAGTCCTTAAAGGCGCAGACATGGTATTCGTCACAGCTGGTATGGGCGGAGGTACCGGTACTGGTGCAGCTCCTGTAATCGCACAAATTGCGCGTGATCTTGGCGCATTGACTGTCGGTGTTGTAACAAGACCGTTTACTTTCGAAGGTCGTAAGCGTGCTACTCAAGCAGCTGGCGGTATCGCTTCCATGAAAGAAGGAGTAGATACGTTAATCGTCATCCCAAATGATCGTCTTCTTGAGATCGTTGACAAAAACACACCAATGTTAGAAGCGTTCCGTGAAGCAGATAACGTACTTCGCCAAGGTGTACAAGGTATCTCTGATTTGATTGCTACTCCAGGATTAATCAACCTTGACTTTGCTGACGTGAAAACAATCATGTCCAACAAAGGTTCTGCATTGATGGGGATTGGTGTTGCTACAGGTGAAAACCGTGCAGCAGAAGCAGCGAAAAAAGCTGTATCTTCTCCTCTACTTGAAACGTCTATCGACGGAGCTCAAGGTGTATTAATGAACATTACAGGTGGCACTAACCTAAGCTTGTATGAAGTACAAGAAGCTGCAGACATCGTAGCATCTGCTTCTGATCAAGAAGTGAACATGATTTTTGGTTCTGTAATCAATGAAAACCTTAAAGACGAAATCGTTGTAACGGTTATCGCGACAGGTTTCAGCGAAGCAGAAATTAACCATACAAAACAAGGTGCACGTCCAGTGTTCGGCGCTCAAAAAGCTCCAGCACAAAAGCCGCAACAACCGCAACGCGAAGCAAGACGTGAAGAGCCAGTTCATCAGCAACAAGAACAACAAGAGCCACGTCGTCAGCAACAACCACAGCAACAAGAAGAAACGTTGGATATCCCAACATTCTTACGTAACAGAAATCGCCGCCGCTAA
- the sigG gene encoding RNA polymerase sporulation sigma factor SigG: MTRNKVEICGVDTSKLPVLKNEEMRKLFREMQSGELSAREKLVNGNLRLVLSVIQRFNNRGEFVDDLFQVGCIGLMKSIDNFDLGQNVKFSTYAVPMIIGEIRRYLRDNNPIRVSRSLRDIAYKALQVRERLMSETSREPTAEEISKVLEVPHEEIVFALDAIQDPVSLFEPIYNDGGDPIYVLDQISDEKNKDIQWIEEIALKEGMRRLNDREKLILRKRFFQGKTQMEVADEIGISQAQVSRLEKAAIKQMNKNIQS; the protein is encoded by the coding sequence ATGACACGTAATAAGGTAGAGATTTGTGGAGTAGACACCTCTAAACTTCCCGTTTTGAAAAATGAAGAAATGCGGAAGTTGTTTCGCGAAATGCAAAGTGGTGAGCTTTCTGCTCGTGAAAAGCTTGTGAATGGAAATTTAAGGCTTGTATTAAGTGTTATTCAACGGTTTAACAACCGTGGAGAATTTGTCGATGACTTATTTCAAGTTGGATGTATAGGATTGATGAAATCCATTGATAACTTTGATTTAGGCCAGAATGTTAAATTTTCTACATATGCAGTACCGATGATCATCGGGGAAATCAGACGTTATCTTCGTGACAATAACCCAATTAGAGTTTCGAGGTCGTTACGTGATATCGCCTATAAAGCACTGCAAGTGAGAGAAAGATTGATGAGTGAAACATCCAGAGAGCCAACAGCAGAAGAGATTTCAAAAGTTTTGGAAGTACCTCATGAAGAAATTGTTTTTGCCCTTGATGCAATCCAAGATCCTGTATCATTGTTTGAGCCAATCTACAATGATGGAGGAGACCCTATCTATGTTTTAGATCAGATCAGTGATGAAAAAAACAAAGATATTCAATGGATAGAAGAGATTGCGCTTAAAGAGGGAATGAGACGCCTGAATGACAGGGAAAAACTTATCTTGAGAAAACGTTTCTTTCAAGGAAAAACACAGATGGAAGTTGCTGATGAAATCGGAATTTCGCAAGCTCAAGTATCTCGCCTGGAAAAGGCGGCAATCAAGCAGATGAATAAAAATATTCAAAGCTAA
- a CDS encoding YlmH family RNA-binding protein, producing the protein MSIYQHFRQEEHDFIDQVLEWKDTVMEQYASKLTDFLDPREQEIVKSVVGNNEDVKLAFHGGANGAERKRALLYPPYLEPTVEDFQLKAYELSYPEKFVKIEHRQVLGSLMGIGLKRSKFGDIYFHDATIQMVLSAEVSAFVEMQLQEVGKVKVSLNEMPLEGLKSTETSWEEASTTAASLRLDVMIASIYNLSRQKAQLLIGAKKVKINWKLVEQTAFECQEGDILSVRGFGRSKLVTVDGKTKKDKWRIIVGKQK; encoded by the coding sequence ATGAGTATTTATCAACATTTTCGACAAGAAGAGCATGATTTTATTGATCAAGTATTGGAATGGAAGGATACCGTTATGGAACAGTATGCTTCCAAACTTACGGACTTCCTTGACCCCCGTGAGCAGGAAATTGTAAAGAGTGTTGTTGGCAATAATGAGGATGTAAAACTTGCTTTCCATGGTGGAGCGAATGGTGCCGAAAGAAAGCGCGCCCTCTTGTATCCTCCCTACCTCGAACCCACTGTAGAAGATTTCCAATTAAAAGCTTATGAACTTTCCTACCCCGAAAAGTTTGTGAAAATTGAACACCGCCAAGTGCTTGGATCCTTGATGGGAATCGGTCTAAAAAGAAGCAAATTTGGTGATATTTATTTTCATGATGCGACTATCCAAATGGTACTGAGCGCTGAAGTCAGTGCTTTTGTTGAGATGCAATTACAAGAAGTAGGGAAAGTGAAAGTGTCCTTGAATGAGATGCCTCTTGAGGGTTTAAAGTCTACCGAAACAAGCTGGGAGGAAGCTTCTACGACTGCTGCATCCCTACGATTGGATGTTATGATTGCGTCCATCTACAATCTTTCCAGACAAAAGGCGCAATTATTGATTGGTGCCAAGAAGGTGAAGATTAATTGGAAGCTTGTTGAACAGACAGCCTTTGAATGTCAGGAAGGGGACATCCTTTCTGTAAGGGGATTTGGTAGAAGTAAACTTGTTACTGTAGATGGGAAAACCAAGAAAGACAAATGGAGAATTATTGTAGGAAAACAAAAATAA
- a CDS encoding YggS family pyridoxal phosphate-dependent enzyme has product MNQQSVEWNLSEIQQNIKNACGRANRSVEEVKIIAVTKYVSTERAQEAINSGVKHLGENRDDGFLKKWDAISNNATWHFIGTLQSKKVKNIIDKVDYIHSLDRKSLAEEIHKRAEKIVKCFIQVNVSGEDSKHGLKPEEVPGFVKTLSDFHNIQIVGLMTMAPFNEEEEMLRNCFRGLKSLQQEIQSMNLPFAPCTELSMGMSNDYKIAIEEGATFVRIGSALVGNEQ; this is encoded by the coding sequence ATGAACCAACAATCAGTTGAATGGAATCTTTCTGAAATTCAGCAAAATATAAAAAATGCCTGTGGCCGTGCCAATCGTTCAGTAGAAGAGGTCAAAATTATTGCCGTAACAAAATATGTATCAACAGAGCGCGCTCAAGAGGCCATTAACTCAGGTGTAAAACATCTTGGCGAAAATCGGGATGATGGGTTTTTAAAGAAATGGGATGCGATTTCCAATAACGCAACGTGGCATTTCATCGGCACTTTACAATCTAAAAAAGTGAAAAATATCATTGATAAAGTGGATTATATTCACTCCTTGGACCGCAAGTCCCTAGCAGAAGAAATACATAAAAGGGCAGAAAAAATCGTTAAATGCTTTATTCAAGTAAACGTGTCAGGGGAAGATTCCAAGCATGGGCTGAAGCCGGAAGAAGTTCCGGGATTTGTAAAAACGCTCTCAGACTTCCATAACATTCAAATCGTCGGATTAATGACAATGGCTCCTTTTAATGAGGAAGAAGAAATGTTACGAAACTGCTTCCGCGGATTGAAGTCTCTGCAACAAGAAATTCAATCGATGAACCTTCCGTTTGCGCCATGTACAGAACTGTCCATGGGGATGTCCAATGACTACAAGATTGCCATCGAAGAAGGTGCAACATTCGTCCGAATCGGAAGTGCGCTTGTAGGAAACGAACAATAA
- the ileS gene encoding isoleucine--tRNA ligase — translation MEYKDTLLMPKTEFPMRGNLPNREPQLQQKWDEMDIYKKVQERTKDRPMYVLHDGPPYANGDIHMGHALNKVLKDFIVRYKSMSGYHAPYVPGWDTHGLPIETALTKNKKVKRKEMSVADFRKLCEEYAYDQVDRQREQFMRLGVRGDWFNPYITLKPEYEAQQIKVFGEMAKNGLIYKGLKPVYWSPSSESALAEAEIEYQDKRSPSIYVAFKVEDGKGVLDGSESFIIWTTTPWTIPANLGIAVHADLDYSVVEVNGSKFIIAAELFETVSKTLEWEDAKVVKTLKGAELEHVVAKHPLYDRTSLVMLGDHVTTDAGTGCVHTAPGHGEDDFIIGKKYGLDVLCPVDAKGNMTEEAPGFEGLFYDEANKPITEKLQEAGALLKLNFITHSYPHDWRTKKPTIFRATAQWFASIDKIRDQLLEAVAETKWVPAWGETRLYNMVRDRGDWCISRQRAWGVPIPVFYAENGQEIITDETIDHVSALFREHGSNIWFEKEAKDLLPEGFTHEGSPNGTFFKEMDIMDVWFDSGSSHQSVLEERDDLQRPADLYLEGSDQYRGWFNSSLTTSVAVTGKAPYKGILSHGFALDGEGRKMSKSLGNVVLPSKVMNQLGADILRLWVASVDYQSDVRVSDNILKQVAEVYRKIRNTFRFLLGNLADFDPTVNAVDVKDLREVDRYMMVKLNNLITKVKKSYEDYEFAGIYHAVHNFCTIELSSFYLDFAKDILYIEGKDQHDRRAIQTVLYETLLALTKLVTPILPHTADEVWSHIEFVKEESVQLVDMPDVLTVDGADAIEEKWDKFMALRDDVLKALEVARNEKVIGKSLAAKITLYPNAETKALLDSIKENVQQLFIVSGLEVAGVKEDAPDNAHVFEGVAIAVTPAEGETCDRCWVVTPTVGEDEDHPTLCVRCASVVKENYTA, via the coding sequence ATGGAATACAAAGATACGTTATTAATGCCTAAAACCGAATTCCCAATGCGCGGAAACCTACCAAACCGCGAACCACAACTACAACAAAAATGGGACGAAATGGACATCTACAAAAAAGTGCAAGAACGCACTAAAGATCGCCCGATGTACGTCTTACATGACGGACCTCCATACGCAAACGGAGACATCCATATGGGTCACGCACTCAACAAAGTACTAAAAGATTTCATCGTCCGCTACAAATCCATGAGCGGCTACCATGCGCCATATGTTCCTGGTTGGGATACACACGGTCTGCCAATCGAAACAGCACTAACAAAGAACAAAAAAGTAAAACGCAAAGAAATGTCCGTAGCAGACTTCCGTAAATTATGTGAAGAATATGCATATGACCAAGTTGATCGCCAACGTGAACAATTTATGCGCCTTGGTGTACGCGGTGACTGGTTCAATCCATATATCACACTAAAACCTGAATATGAAGCACAACAGATCAAAGTTTTTGGTGAAATGGCGAAAAACGGATTAATCTATAAAGGCTTGAAGCCGGTTTATTGGTCTCCTTCAAGTGAATCTGCACTTGCAGAAGCGGAAATCGAATATCAAGATAAGCGCTCTCCTTCTATCTATGTAGCCTTTAAGGTTGAAGACGGAAAAGGAGTGTTAGATGGTTCTGAAAGCTTCATCATCTGGACGACTACTCCTTGGACAATTCCTGCTAACCTTGGAATTGCCGTGCATGCAGATTTAGATTACAGTGTTGTCGAAGTAAATGGCAGCAAGTTCATCATTGCTGCAGAACTTTTTGAAACTGTATCTAAGACACTTGAGTGGGAAGATGCAAAAGTTGTGAAAACACTTAAAGGGGCAGAACTAGAGCATGTAGTTGCGAAACATCCTTTATATGACCGCACTTCTTTAGTAATGCTTGGTGATCATGTAACGACTGACGCAGGAACGGGCTGTGTTCATACTGCACCAGGTCACGGGGAAGACGACTTTATCATCGGAAAGAAATATGGTCTTGACGTATTGTGCCCGGTGGATGCAAAAGGAAATATGACAGAAGAAGCACCAGGGTTTGAAGGACTGTTCTATGACGAGGCAAACAAGCCAATCACAGAAAAACTTCAAGAAGCTGGCGCACTGTTAAAATTAAACTTTATCACACACTCCTATCCGCATGACTGGCGTACAAAAAAGCCGACGATTTTCCGTGCAACAGCACAATGGTTTGCTTCCATCGATAAAATCAGGGACCAATTGCTTGAGGCAGTAGCTGAAACAAAGTGGGTTCCAGCATGGGGAGAAACTCGTCTTTATAACATGGTACGTGACCGTGGAGACTGGTGTATTTCTCGTCAACGTGCATGGGGAGTACCAATTCCTGTGTTCTATGCAGAAAACGGCCAGGAAATCATCACAGACGAAACGATCGATCATGTATCTGCCCTGTTCAGAGAGCATGGATCTAACATCTGGTTTGAAAAAGAAGCAAAAGACTTGCTTCCAGAAGGATTCACACATGAAGGCAGTCCTAATGGTACTTTCTTCAAAGAGATGGACATCATGGATGTATGGTTTGATTCCGGTTCTTCCCATCAATCCGTTCTAGAGGAAAGAGACGACCTGCAACGTCCTGCTGACCTTTACCTTGAAGGTTCTGACCAATATCGCGGATGGTTCAACTCTTCCTTGACGACAAGTGTAGCTGTAACAGGAAAGGCTCCTTATAAAGGAATCTTGAGTCACGGTTTCGCACTTGATGGCGAAGGGCGCAAGATGAGTAAATCACTAGGTAACGTAGTTCTTCCATCTAAAGTAATGAACCAACTTGGTGCAGATATTCTTCGTTTATGGGTAGCTTCTGTTGATTATCAATCTGACGTGAGAGTGTCTGATAACATCTTAAAGCAAGTAGCTGAAGTGTACCGTAAAATCCGTAACACATTCCGCTTCCTGCTTGGTAACCTTGCTGACTTTGATCCAACCGTAAATGCTGTAGACGTGAAGGATCTTCGCGAAGTAGACCGCTACATGATGGTCAAACTGAACAACTTGATCACGAAAGTGAAAAAATCCTATGAAGATTACGAGTTTGCTGGCATCTATCATGCTGTTCACAACTTCTGCACAATTGAATTGAGTTCATTCTATCTTGACTTTGCTAAAGATATTCTTTATATCGAAGGAAAAGATCAACATGACCGCAGAGCAATCCAGACAGTTCTTTATGAGACATTGCTTGCACTTACAAAACTTGTGACACCAATTCTTCCTCATACAGCTGACGAAGTATGGTCACACATTGAGTTTGTAAAAGAAGAAAGTGTACAACTGGTTGATATGCCGGATGTATTGACTGTTGATGGTGCAGATGCGATTGAAGAAAAATGGGATAAGTTCATGGCACTTCGTGACGATGTGTTAAAAGCGCTGGAGGTTGCCCGTAACGAAAAAGTTATCGGTAAATCCCTTGCTGCAAAAATCACTCTATATCCGAATGCAGAAACGAAGGCATTGCTTGATTCCATCAAAGAAAATGTTCAGCAACTGTTTATCGTTTCCGGCTTGGAAGTTGCTGGTGTGAAAGAAGATGCTCCAGATAATGCTCACGTATTTGAAGGAGTAGCTATCGCTGTAACACCTGCTGAAGGCGAAACATGTGACCGCTGCTGGGTTGTCACACCGACAGTTGGAGAAGATGAAGATCACCCAACACTTTGCGTTCGCTGTGCATCTGTTGTTAAAGAAAATTACACGGCATAA
- the pgeF gene encoding peptidoglycan editing factor PgeF, whose protein sequence is MTEPFVLEQEQALSLPAWKEKASNLIVGFTTKNGGVSEGQFSTLNMGLHVNDSDEAVCQNKEVLASLLNMPTENWVGCDQTHEEKILKVNKDDKGKGVYSYSTALAGTDGIYTNCEDILLTLCFADCVPLYFYSKEHSLVGIAHAGWKGTVKNIGGHMIKRWVEDGVNIETIHVAIGPAISEKEYIVDDYVVNRVEDALPGVEKDKYMKEVSSGQYALDLKKVNCELLLQAGVNEKNILCSSFCTSSDESLFFSHRRDKGKTGRMMSFIGLKGADFS, encoded by the coding sequence ATGACGGAGCCATTTGTTCTGGAACAAGAACAAGCACTGTCCCTCCCTGCTTGGAAAGAGAAAGCTTCCAACCTAATTGTCGGATTTACGACGAAAAATGGAGGAGTCAGTGAAGGACAATTCAGTACATTGAATATGGGGTTGCATGTCAATGATTCAGATGAGGCTGTTTGTCAAAATAAAGAAGTTTTGGCAAGTCTTTTGAATATGCCTACAGAGAATTGGGTAGGATGCGACCAAACACATGAAGAGAAAATCTTAAAAGTAAACAAGGATGATAAAGGTAAAGGTGTATATTCTTACAGTACTGCTTTGGCAGGAACAGACGGCATTTATACAAATTGTGAAGATATTTTATTAACACTTTGTTTTGCTGATTGTGTGCCATTGTACTTTTATTCCAAGGAGCATTCTCTTGTTGGAATTGCTCATGCCGGCTGGAAAGGCACCGTGAAAAATATTGGCGGTCACATGATCAAACGATGGGTGGAGGATGGCGTTAACATTGAAACTATTCATGTAGCCATTGGACCTGCAATATCGGAAAAAGAATATATTGTGGATGATTATGTTGTCAATAGAGTAGAGGATGCACTTCCTGGTGTAGAAAAGGATAAATACATGAAAGAAGTTTCAAGCGGGCAGTATGCTCTTGACCTTAAAAAAGTAAATTGCGAACTTCTTTTGCAAGCTGGTGTGAATGAGAAAAACATTCTTTGCAGCTCTTTTTGTACAAGCTCTGATGAATCCTTATTCTTTTCCCATCGTCGGGATAAAGGGAAAACAGGAAGGATGATGAGTTTTATCGGTTTGAAAGGAGCAGATTTTTCATGA
- the spoIIGA gene encoding sigma-E processing peptidase SpoIIGA → MTVYLDAIWLLNFGFDFLLLKITGIILKRKMVSWRLLLGAFLGSLIVVLMFTPLQSIVANPFVKMLFSLTIILAAFGFQRLRVFIENLIVFYVTTFSVGGGMLAVHYALQVDQRFANETVQSLTTGLGDPISWMFVLIGFPALLYLSKKQFHAVETRKFKYDQLATISITVEKEVISLPGLLDSGNQLLDPITKTPVMIVEVDSLHAFIPQEIIQAMDSIEQTQGWPTFSEETKWVERIRIIPYRAVGKSTSLMLAIKPDKAVIHHDGKQYETSKFLLGLTKTKLSSEGDYVCILHPKMLQGEVVEQVS, encoded by the coding sequence TTGACCGTATATTTAGATGCGATCTGGCTATTGAATTTCGGGTTTGATTTCCTGCTTTTAAAGATTACCGGTATCATCCTGAAACGGAAAATGGTGTCTTGGAGACTATTGCTTGGGGCATTTTTGGGTTCTTTAATTGTAGTACTCATGTTTACCCCACTACAGTCAATTGTTGCAAATCCATTCGTCAAAATGCTTTTCTCCCTCACGATTATACTCGCTGCATTCGGGTTCCAAAGACTCAGGGTTTTTATAGAAAACCTAATTGTCTTCTATGTTACTACCTTTTCAGTAGGTGGTGGGATGCTGGCCGTTCATTACGCGTTGCAAGTTGATCAGCGGTTTGCCAATGAGACTGTACAAAGCTTGACCACAGGACTTGGAGATCCTATTTCATGGATGTTCGTCCTCATCGGTTTTCCGGCCCTTTTATACTTATCAAAGAAACAATTCCATGCAGTAGAAACAAGAAAATTTAAATATGATCAATTGGCCACCATCTCTATTACCGTTGAAAAGGAAGTGATTTCGTTACCAGGTCTCTTAGACAGTGGAAACCAGCTATTAGATCCTATTACCAAAACCCCGGTCATGATTGTAGAGGTGGACTCTCTTCATGCATTTATCCCTCAAGAAATAATACAAGCTATGGATTCAATTGAACAAACACAAGGTTGGCCTACATTCTCAGAGGAAACGAAGTGGGTGGAGCGAATAAGGATCATCCCATATCGTGCAGTTGGAAAAAGTACCAGCTTGATGCTCGCAATAAAGCCGGATAAAGCCGTCATTCATCACGATGGCAAACAGTATGAAACAAGTAAATTTCTGCTGGGGCTAACAAAAACAAAACTCTCTTCCGAAGGTGATTATGTATGTATCCTCCATCCGAAAATGCTTCAGGGGGAAGTGGTTGAGCAGGTTTCATAG
- a CDS encoding DivIVA domain-containing protein: MPLTPLDIHNKEFNKAFRGYDEDEVNEFLDQVIKDYEMILREKKEHEEKAKELNDRLSHFNTIEETLNKSILVAQESAEDVRRNAQKEAKLIIKEAEKNADRIINESLLKSRKLQVEIDELKKQSKIFRNRFKMLVEAQLELIDNDDWEHLMEYEEKDKELEESGV; the protein is encoded by the coding sequence ATGCCCTTAACACCACTTGATATTCACAATAAAGAGTTTAACAAGGCTTTTCGCGGCTACGATGAAGATGAAGTAAATGAATTTCTTGACCAGGTAATCAAGGACTATGAAATGATTCTGCGTGAAAAGAAAGAGCATGAGGAAAAGGCCAAAGAATTGAATGACCGTTTGTCTCACTTTAACACGATTGAAGAAACATTAAATAAGTCCATTCTGGTGGCACAAGAATCCGCAGAGGATGTCAGAAGAAATGCCCAGAAAGAAGCAAAACTGATTATCAAGGAAGCGGAAAAAAATGCAGACCGTATCATCAATGAATCTTTATTAAAATCAAGAAAGCTGCAAGTGGAAATAGATGAATTGAAGAAGCAATCAAAAATCTTCCGCAACCGCTTCAAGATGCTTGTTGAAGCGCAGTTGGAGCTAATCGACAACGATGACTGGGAACACTTAATGGAATATGAAGAAAAAGATAAAGAATTAGAAGAAAGTGGAGTATAA